One Cucurbita pepo subsp. pepo cultivar mu-cu-16 chromosome LG07, ASM280686v2, whole genome shotgun sequence genomic region harbors:
- the LOC111798021 gene encoding uncharacterized protein LOC111798021, whose protein sequence is MDFDFDFDFDFGKKRLQVLVFIIGIISLSFTAEKCRHLVGEEASSQSGKFTFLNCLDMGSGSVACGVKEGVKLYFYNIQSAHVERARLKALEMTLADAVAQGMSAKEAAKHAQKEGVKAAKLAKRQAKRIIGPIISSGWDFFEALYYGGSVTEGFLRGSGTLFGVYGGGFIGEQRLGRFGYLVGSHLGSWVGGRIGLMVYDVVNGMHFLLNFVEGEEESVVHEKAAYVENEASDDSLVNEAPISTNSEGSEESYNYESSPSDGSVDYENSESR, encoded by the exons ATGGATTTCGATTTTGATTTCGATTTCGATTTCGGGAAGAAGCGCCTCCAAGTTCTGGTGTTCATCATCGGCATCATCTCCCTCAGTTTCACAG cGGAGAAATGTCGACATCTGGTCGGGGAGGAAGCGTCGTCCCAGAGTGGAAAGTTCACATTCTTGAATTGTCTTGATATGGGTTCTGGGTCTGTTGCTTGTGGTGTGAAGGAGGGGGTGAAGCTCTACTTCTACAACATCCAATCGGCCCATGTTGAGAGAGCACGACTCAAAGCTCTCGAGATGACATTGGCCGATGCAGTAGCGCAGGGAATGTCTGCAAAAGAAGCAGCAAAACACGCACAAAAAGAGGGAGTCAAGGCAGCAAAGCTGGCAAAGAGACAAGCGAAACGCATCATCGGGCCGATCATCTCTTCTGGATGGGATTTTTTCGAAGCGTTATACTATGGTGGTTCCGTCACAGAAGGCTTCCTCAGGGGCTCAGGGACACTTTTCGGTGTCTATGGGGGCGGTTTCATTGGCGAGCAAAGGCTCGGGAGGTTCGGGTACCTCGTAGGAAGTCATTTAGGTAGTTGGGTTGGAGGTAGAATAGGACTCATGGTATATGATGTTGTCAATGGAATGCATTTCCTGCTCAATTTTGTtgaaggtgaagaagaaagtgtAGTCCATGAAAAGGCAGCTTACGTCGAAAACGAAGCTTCGGACGACTCCCTTGTTAACGAAGCTCCTATTTCCACGAACTCCGAAGGTTCTGAAGAATCATACAACTATGAATCTTCGCCGTCTGATGGTTCTGTAGATTATGAAAACTCCGAGTCTAGGTGA
- the LOC111798031 gene encoding pentatricopeptide repeat-containing protein At1g09820: MNAMIRFPPRIFTAKIGRRYKFSTTHLPFCTDNSTYTAPTSNDFDPQIISDLISRQQWSNLKSHFKFKTPIDFLHELLGSGAVDPLLVLRYFKWSQKELKVNYNIELFCRLLNLLANAKYYPKMRSFLDSFVKRETNCTISLIFHTLSVCGDQFCANSIIADMLVLAYVKNSKTALGLEAFKRAGDYGYKLSVLSCNPLLNALVKENEFGDVEFVYKEMIRRKFSPNLFTFNIVIHGLCKIGRLNKAGDVLDDMKIWGFLPNVVTYNTLIDGYCKVGRVGKMFKADAMLKEMVANNVSPNDVTFNILIDGFCKDENVSAAMKVFDEMQSQGVKPTVVTYNSLINGLCNEGKLNEARVLLDEMSSLNLKPNVVTYNALINGYCKKKLLEEARELFDDIGKQGLDPNVITFNTLVDGYCKCGKMNEAFLIRSLMFEKGFLPNVSTYNCLITGFCRAGKMEEAKNLLNEMEGRGLKADTITYNILISAWCEKRESKKAARLIDEMLDRGLRPSHLTFNILLNGYCTEGNLRAALNVRKQMEKEGRWANVVTYNVLIQGYCRKGKMEDANGLLNEMLEKGLIPNRTTYEIVREEMMEKGFLPDIEGHLYQVSR, from the coding sequence ATGAACGCCATGATTCGCTTCCCGCCGAGAATTTTCACGGCGAAAATTGGTCGGAGATACAAGTTTTCAACAACGCATCTGCCGTTCTGCACTgacaattcaacctatacgGCTCCCACATCGAACGATTTCGATCCACAAATCATCTCAGACCTAATTTCCCGGCAACAATGGTCGAACCTTAAATcccatttcaaattcaaaactccGATCGATTTTCTTCACGAGTTGCTCGGTTCGGGAGCCGTCGATCCGTTGCTTGTACTCAGGTACTTCAAATGGTCTCAGAAAGAGCTTAAAGTTAATTACAACATTGAACTCTTTTGCAGACTCTTAAATTTGTTAGCCAATGCCAAATATTACCCCAAAATGCGTTCGTTTCTTGACTCTTTTGTAAAGCGTGAAACAAATTGCAcgatttctttgatttttcatacGCTTTCGGTTTGTGGCGATCAATTTTGTGCTAATTCGATAATTGCTGATATGTTGGTGTTGGCTTATGTGAAAAATTCGAAAACGGCTTTGGGATTGGAGGCGTTTAAGCGAGCTGGTGATTATGGATATAAGTTATCTGTGTTATCTTGTAACCCATTGTTGAATGCTCtggtgaaggagaatgaatttGGGGATGTAGAATTTGTGTATAAAGAAATGATTAGGAGGAAATTTAGCCCTAATTTGTTTACATTTAATATTGTGATTCATGGATTGTGTAAGATAGGGAGATTGAACAAAGCTGGTGATGTTCTTGATGATATGAAAATTTGGGGATTCTTGCCCAATGTGGTTACTTATAACACTCTCATTGATGGGTACTGTAAAGTGGGCAGGGTCGGGAAGATGTTCAAAGCTGATGCTATGTTGAAGGAGATGGTGGCAAATAATGTTAGCCCTAATGATgttacttttaatatattgattGATGGGTTCTGTAAAGATGAGAACGTTTCGGCTGCGATGAAggtgttcgatgaaatgcAGAGTCAGGGTGTGAAGCCAACTGTTGTAACATATAATTCATTGATTAATGGTTTGTGCAATGAAGGGAAACTGAATGAGGCAAGGGTTTTGCTCGATGAAATGTCGAGTTTGAACTTGAAGCCGAATGTCGTTACTTATAATGCTCTGATTAATGGGTATTGTAAGAAGAAATTGTTGGAGGAAGCTCGGGAGTTGTTTGATGATATTGGAAAACAAGGGTTGGATCCTAATGTTATAACGTTCAATACTTTAGTTGATGGATATTGTAAGTGTGGGAAGatgaacgaagcatttctgaTCCGAAGCTTAATGTTCGAGAAGGGATTTCTCCCGAATGTTTCGACCTACAATTGTCTTATCACTGGTTTTTGTAGGGCGGGAAAGATGGAGGAAGCGAAGAATCTTTTGAACGAAATGGAAGGTAGAGGTTTGAAAGCTGATACGATCACgtataatattttgattagtGCATGGTGTGAGAAAAGGGAGTCGAAAAAGGCAGCACGACTCATCGATGAGATGCTCGACAGGGGATTACGACCAAGTCATTTGACGTTTAACATTTTGTTGAATGGATATTGTACAGAAGGAAACTTAAGGGCTGCTTTGAATGTAAGGAAACAAAtggagaaagaaggaaggtgGGCTAACGTGGTGACGTATAACGTGTTGATTCAAGGTTATTGTAGAAAGGGGAAGATGGAGGATGCAAATGGACTTCTTAACGAGATGCTCGAGAAGGGATTGATACCTAACCGAACTACTTACGAGATAGTTAGAGAGGAAATGATGGAGAAAGGATTTCTACCTGATATCGAAGGTCATCTTTATCAAGTCTCCCGTTAG
- the LOC111798974 gene encoding transcription termination factor MTERF4, chloroplastic — MMIRGHTGVVKPNFSIMLLEMPTLKCQKFKFITTSTFQTSPNHEKRRGLITKLQYSRGDRRTVSKSLHSTITSKPYSSKVSRKEGSASSLYSRPSLVEMKNVRQENRAKVYEFLRGIGIVPDELDGLELPVTVDVMKERVDFLLKLGLTIEDINNYPLVLGCSVKKNMVPVLDYLGKLGVRKSTFTEFLRRYPQVLHSSVVVDLGPVVKYLQGMDIKPSDIPRVLERYPEVLGFKLEGTMSTSVAYLVGIGVARREIGGVLTKYPEILGMRVARVIKPFVEYLESLGIPRLAVARLIEKRPHILGFGLEKRVKPNIQLLLEFNVREAYLSSIVAQYAEIIGMDLETKLPSQRNLLKSIIELDNDNFGTIIEKMPQVVSLSSSAVNSHVDFLKSCGFSLQQVKNMVIGCPQLLALNLDIMKHSFQFFQKEMGRPLDDLVAFPAFFTYGLESTIKPRHRKVVQKGVTCSLSWLLNCSDEKFAERMTYDTIDMEEMETAPTFDMSSLTQPRYDESDSDYEEDSEEET, encoded by the coding sequence ATGATGATCAGAGGCCATACTGGTGTGGTAAAACCTAATTTTTCCATCATGTTACTCGAGATGCCTACCCTTAAATGtcagaaattcaaatttattacgACATCAACTTTTCAAACGTCTCCTAACCATGAGAAAAGGAGGGGTTTGATTACAAAGTTACAGTACTCTCGTGGTGATAGGAGAACAGTATCTAAATCACTGCATTCTACTATTACATCAAAGCCTTACAGTTCTAAAGTGAGTAGAAAAGAGGGAAGTGCTTCATCGTTATATAGTCGCCCTAGCTTAGTGGAAATGAAGAATGTGAGACAGGAAAATCGTGCAAAGGTTTACGAGTTCTTGCGTGGAATTGGTATTGTTCCTGATGAACTTGATGGATTGGAGCTTCCAGTAACAGTTGATGTTATGAAGGAACGTGTCGATTTTCTTCTCAAACTAGGACTTACCATTGAAGATATAAATAACTACCCCCTTGTTCTTGGCTGCAGtgttaagaaaaatatggTACCAGTACTTGATTACCTTGGTAAATTGGGTGTTAGGAAATCTACTTTCACCGAGTTTTTAAGAAGGTATCCGCAAGTCCTCCATTCCAGCGTCGTTGTGGACCTTGGTCCAGTAGTCAAATATCTTCAGGGCATGGATATTAAACCAAGTGATATCCCGCGCGTTCTTGAGAGATATCCAGAAGTATTGGGGTTTAAGCTTGAGGGAACCATGAGCACTTCAGTGGCATACTTGGTAGGAATCGGAGTGGCAAGAAGAGAAATCGGAGGGGTTTTAACCAAGTACCCTGAAATTTTGGGAATGAGGGTTGCTCGAGTAATCAAGCCTTTCGTAGAATATCTTGAAAGTTTGGGAATTCCAAGATTAGCAGTGGCTAGGTTAATAGAGAAACGACCACACATTCTCGGGTTCGGATTGGAAAAAAGGGTCAAACCCAACATCCAATTGCTCTTGGAGTTTAATGTGAGAGAAGCATATCTTTCTTCTATAGTTGCACAGTATGCCGAGATCATAGGAATGGACCTTGAGACTAAGCTTCCAAGTCAAAGGAACTTACTAAAATCGATAATTGAATTGGATAACGATAACTTCGGCACTATAATTGAAAAGATGCCACAAGTTGTTAGCCTTAGCAGTTCGGCTGTGAACAGCCATGTCGATTTCTTAAAAAGTTGCGGGTTTTCCTTGCAGCAAGTAAAGAACATGGTTATAGGTTGTCCCCAGTTGCTTGCATTGAATCTTGACATAATGAAACACAGCTTTCAGTTCTTCCAAAAGGAGATGGGAAGGCCTTTAGACGATCTGGTCGCTTTTCCTGCGTTCTTTACGTATGGTCTGGAGTCCACAATAAAGCCTAGACATAGGAAGGTTGTACAGAAGGGAGTTACCTGTTCTCTTTCATGGCTCCTCAATTGTTCCGATGAAAAGTTCGCTGAAAGGATGACCTACGACACCATAGATATGGAGGAGATGGAAACTGCACCAACGTTCGATATGAGTTCTCTTACACAACCCCGGTATGATGAATCGGATTCTGACTATGAAGAGGACAGCGAGGAGGAGACTTAA